In the Anastrepha obliqua isolate idAnaObli1 chromosome 1, idAnaObli1_1.0, whole genome shotgun sequence genome, one interval contains:
- the LOC129235872 gene encoding uncharacterized protein LOC129235872, translating to MSRTCRVRGCYLKNSEVKLFSFPQDPILADKWRQNLHIARTEHLPPHNSFVCVKHFEACVVGGQCLKKGAIPTLRLGHDDDPTYSCTIPKKQRSCCVVGCVVEKGHTLYEFPRRGEARISWALACNVQPADSDKLYVCKRHFSPEQVTRYKVLDGAVPSLRLEPVTRSRSPSTGSDWVCPPVTKVYVNRTVGVGVANDLT from the exons atgagcAGAACGTGTCGTGTGCGCgggtgttatttaaaaaacagtgaagtgaaattattttctttcccacAGGACCCCATATTAGCAGACAAATGGAGGCAGAATTTGCATATTGCCAGGACGGAACATCTTCCACCCCACAACTCAtttgtgtgtgtaaaacactttgagGCATGTGTTGTGGGGGGACAATGTTTGAAAAAGGGTGCCATCCCCACCCTTCGTTTAG gGCACGACGATGACCCTACATACAGCTGTACAATTCCAAAAAAGCAACGGAGCTGTTGCGTGGTAGGATGCGTGGTGGAAAAGGGTCATACGTTGTATGAATTTCCTCGACGAGGAGAGGCTCGAATTAGTTGGGCCCtggcttgcaacgtgcaacCAGCAGATTCTGACAAGCTATATGTTTGTAAGCGCCACTTTAGTCCAGAGCAAGTAACTCGTTATAAAGTTTTAGATGGGGCTGTTCCATCTTTAAGATTAGAGCCAGTTACTAGAAGTCGCTCACCTAGTActggctctgattgggtttgCCCGCCCGTTACTAAAGTGTACGTAAATCGTACAGTAGGTGTAGGTGTAGCAAATGATCTCAC